The Bombus fervidus isolate BK054 chromosome 6, iyBomFerv1, whole genome shotgun sequence genome contains a region encoding:
- the Fuctc gene encoding alpha-(1,3)-fucosyltransferase C has protein sequence MKLWMIGKNSLVVLTIFTIALYALTFCFKWSNDDLLRFRQVFGEDLRYANTTKKILFWTKMFSNETFYMGTGYIARNCPVNNCYATNNRNVVNLTDFDAVLFHGNDLNLEDLPKNRSPRQWYVFVNLESPANRPVTSYFYEDFFNITMTYRLDSDIVWTYAVVKDARTNVNVAPSRNVNWSAFYAGSGDRTIDDDVDASLSKTIRGKTKPIIWFVSNCMAKSGREKYVNELSKHIPVDVYGECGNMFCPRNEDCFARVAEPGYFFYLSFENSLCDDYVTEKLYNSLRYNVVPIVYGGANYSRYAPPRSYIDVFDFDTPKSLAEYLKQLIKNPRKYSEYFAWKTYYKIDGGIQQGICNLCEFLHKQKEPRTQNFLSDWFSRSKCHLQEFLRNHSYLTGSIFKD, from the exons ATGAAATTATGGATGATTGGAAAAAACAGCTTGGTCGTCCTAACGATCTTCACGATCGCTCTGTACGCTCTGACTTTCTGCTTCAAATGGAGCAACGACGATCTCTTACGCTTCAGGCAAGTCTTTGGCGAGGATCTACGATACGCGAATACGACGAAGAAAATCCTATTTTGGACCAAGATGTTCAGCAACGAGACATTTTACATGGGCACAGGCTACATCGCCCGCAATTGCCCCGTGAACAATTGTTACGCGACTAACAACAGAAATGTGGTGAACCTGACAGACTTCGACGCAGTTTTATTTCACGGGAACGATCTTAATCTGGAAGATTTGCCAAAGAACCGGAGTCCACGGCAGTGGTACGTTTTCGTGAATCTGGAAAGCCCGGCCAACAGGCCGGTGACTAGCTACTTTTACGAGGATTTCTTTAACATCACGATGACATACAGATTGGACAGCGATATCGTATGGACCTATGCAGTCGTTAAGGATGCTCGTACCAACGTAAATGTAGCGCCTAGCAGAAATGTGAATTGGAGCGCCTTTTACGCTGGATCAG GTGACCGAACGATCGACGACGATGTGGACGCGTCGTTGTCGAAGACGATTCGAGGCAAGACGAAGCCGATAATCTGGTTCGTGAGCAACTGTATGGCAAAAAGCGGCCGGGAAAAGTACGTGAACGAACTGTCCAAGCACATACCGGTCGACGTTTATGGAGAGTGCGGCAACATGTTTTGTCCCCGTAACGAAGATTGCTTCGCACGAGTCGCGGAACCTGGCTATTTTTTTTACCTGTCATTCGAGAATTCGTTGTGCGACGATTACGTAACCGAGAAGCTGTACAATAGCCTCAG ATACAACGTGGTTCCCATCGTTTATGGTGGCGCCAATTACAGCCGCTATGCTCCACCACGATCTTACATAGACGTGTTCGACTTTGACACGCCAAAGAGTTTGGCCGAATATCTAAAGCAATTAATCAAAAATCCGCGAAAGTACAGCGAGTACTTTGCTTGGAAAACGTATTACAAGATCGACGGTGGTATTCAACAAGGTATATGCAATCTGTGCGAGTTTCTTCATAAGCAGAAAGAGCCACGAACGCAAAACTTTTTGTCCGATTGGTTCAGTCGGTCGAAATGTCATCTTCAGGAATTTTTACGTAATCACAGTTACCTTACAGGGTCTATTTTCAAAGACTGA